A window from Enterocloster bolteae encodes these proteins:
- the hisB gene encoding imidazoleglycerol-phosphate dehydratase HisB, which translates to MERIASITRDTNETQISMSLNLDGSGRGNINTGIGFFDHMLNSFARHGFFDLDLAVKGDLEVDTHHTIEDTGIVLGQAIRKAVGDKKGIVRYGSQILPMDESLVLCALDLCGRPYLVWDLVLDREKVGDLETEMVREFFYAVSYGAEMNLHLKQLSGTNNHHIIEAAFKAFAKALDGAVAAEPRLSGVLSTKGSL; encoded by the coding sequence ATGGAACGGATTGCATCCATCACCCGGGACACCAATGAAACACAGATATCCATGAGCCTTAACCTGGATGGCTCCGGCAGGGGGAATATCAACACAGGCATCGGATTCTTTGACCACATGTTAAACAGCTTTGCGCGCCACGGCTTTTTTGACCTGGACCTTGCGGTAAAGGGGGATTTGGAGGTGGATACCCACCACACCATAGAGGATACGGGAATCGTGCTGGGACAGGCTATCCGGAAGGCGGTAGGGGATAAAAAGGGGATTGTGCGCTACGGCTCCCAAATCCTGCCCATGGATGAATCCCTGGTGCTCTGTGCCCTGGACCTTTGCGGAAGGCCCTACCTGGTCTGGGACCTGGTTTTGGACCGGGAAAAGGTGGGGGATTTGGAGACTGAGATGGTGCGGGAATTTTTTTACGCGGTTTCCTATGGGGCGGAGATGAACCTTCATTTGAAGCAGCTTTCAGGGACAAACAACCACCATATCATTGAGGCTGCCTTTAAGGCATTCGCCAAGGCCCTGGACGGCGCAGTGGCCGCGGAACCCCGTCTCTCAGGCGTGCTTTCCACCAAGGGGAGTCTTTAG
- the hisIE gene encoding bifunctional phosphoribosyl-AMP cyclohydrolase/phosphoribosyl-ATP diphosphatase HisIE, with the protein MTDCKKLIMGFGYRNGKTFSWNGKLEYEGGLKELARTACDNGADEIFICDRSFSDEDHEAVIGAIKETARTVDEPILAGGRIRRLEDVKKYLYAGASAVFLDVSYEDNVDMMKEAADRFGSEKIYAYMPDLSYLNRVEEYIQLGASVMICRASGPVLSLAELGEIGEISCRSLIFCGGHENVQEMAGDLKLSLGCPQVEGAVLTLAEDNLDKVMELKQILKGAGIVTDTFESSLEWKNFKLGSDGLIPVIVQDYKTLEVLMMAYMNEESFQATLASGRMTYFSRSRQKLWLKGETSGHFQYVKSLKIDCDNDTILASVKQVGAACHTGNRSCFFTTLAEKEYKETNPLKVFEEVFGVILDRKEHPKEGSYTNYLFDKGIDKILKKLGEEATEIVIAAKNPNPEEIKYEISDFLYHMMVLMADRGITWEEITEELANR; encoded by the coding sequence ATGACTGATTGCAAGAAGCTGATTATGGGATTTGGTTACAGGAATGGAAAGACTTTTTCCTGGAACGGAAAGCTTGAGTATGAGGGCGGGCTTAAGGAGCTTGCCAGGACAGCCTGTGACAACGGGGCAGATGAAATATTTATCTGCGACCGTTCTTTTTCAGATGAGGACCATGAGGCTGTCATAGGCGCCATCAAGGAAACCGCCCGCACCGTGGATGAACCCATACTGGCGGGAGGACGAATCAGGCGCCTGGAGGATGTGAAAAAGTACCTCTACGCAGGAGCCAGCGCCGTATTCCTGGATGTGAGCTATGAAGACAACGTAGATATGATGAAGGAGGCAGCAGACCGGTTTGGCAGTGAAAAGATTTATGCCTATATGCCGGACCTGTCCTATCTGAACCGGGTGGAGGAATACATTCAGCTGGGCGCGTCCGTGATGATATGCAGGGCATCCGGTCCGGTTTTATCCCTGGCTGAGCTGGGTGAAATCGGGGAGATATCCTGCAGAAGCCTTATTTTCTGCGGCGGTCATGAAAATGTCCAGGAGATGGCCGGGGATCTGAAGCTGAGTCTGGGGTGTCCCCAGGTGGAGGGCGCTGTCCTGACTTTGGCGGAGGATAACCTGGACAAGGTGATGGAGCTGAAGCAGATTTTAAAAGGTGCGGGTATTGTCACGGACACCTTTGAGAGTTCGCTGGAATGGAAGAATTTCAAACTGGGAAGTGACGGCCTTATCCCTGTCATTGTCCAGGATTATAAGACCCTGGAGGTTCTGATGATGGCCTATATGAATGAGGAATCATTTCAGGCCACACTGGCGTCAGGAAGGATGACCTATTTTAGCAGGAGCAGGCAGAAGCTGTGGCTGAAGGGTGAGACCAGCGGCCACTTCCAGTATGTAAAATCCCTGAAGATTGACTGTGACAACGACACCATTCTGGCGTCAGTAAAGCAGGTGGGAGCTGCCTGCCATACCGGAAACCGATCCTGTTTCTTTACCACGCTGGCGGAGAAGGAATATAAGGAAACCAATCCCCTGAAGGTATTTGAGGAGGTATTTGGGGTCATACTGGACCGTAAGGAGCATCCGAAGGAAGGCTCATACACCAATTATCTGTTTGACAAGGGAATTGACAAGATACTTAAGAAGCTGGGAGAGGAGGCTACGGAAATTGTTATAGCGGCCAAGAACCCTAACCCGGAAGAAATCAAATACGAGATTTCGGATTTTCTCTACCATATGATGGTACTCATGGCGGACCGCGGCATTACATGGGAGGAAATCACGGAGGAACTGGCAAACCGTTAG
- the pepT gene encoding peptidase T translates to MAEISEVTARLLDYVLYDTQSEDDRESIPSTKKQFELAHKLAGELKELGASQVRISEQGYVYACIPANLEEGKTCPSLGFIAHMDTAPSFSGKDVKPQFIRDYDGQDICLNREQDLWMRTADFPDLKAYEGKTLITTDGTTLLGADDKAGIAEIMTMAAYFLGHPEVKHGTICIGFTPDEEVGRGADGFDVDGFGADVAYTVDGGALGELEYENFNAASGRVTVHGANIHPGTAKGRMRNALLMAMEFQSLLPANENPMYTEGYEGFYHLDRMTGCVEEARMDYIIRDHDRAKFERRKELFSQAAGFLNQKYGSGTVEAAVKDSYYNMKEKIEPHMDLIDKAKASMEKLGIQPIVVPIRGGTDGARLSYMGLPCPNLCTGGHNFHGKYEFIPVQSMEKITELLIEIARSFAEA, encoded by the coding sequence GTGGCAGAAATATCGGAGGTTACAGCGAGACTGCTGGATTACGTTTTATACGACACCCAGTCAGAGGATGACAGGGAGTCCATTCCCAGCACCAAGAAGCAGTTTGAACTGGCGCATAAGCTGGCCGGGGAGCTTAAGGAGCTGGGGGCATCCCAGGTGAGGATAAGTGAGCAGGGATATGTGTACGCATGTATTCCCGCCAATCTGGAGGAGGGAAAAACATGTCCCTCCCTGGGTTTTATCGCCCATATGGATACAGCTCCCTCCTTCTCGGGCAAGGATGTAAAGCCGCAGTTCATCCGGGACTATGACGGACAGGACATCTGTCTGAACAGGGAACAGGACCTATGGATGAGGACAGCGGATTTTCCGGATTTGAAGGCATATGAGGGCAAGACGTTGATTACTACGGATGGGACCACGCTGCTGGGAGCAGACGATAAGGCCGGTATCGCTGAAATCATGACCATGGCCGCCTATTTTCTTGGACATCCGGAAGTAAAACACGGAACAATCTGTATCGGCTTCACACCGGACGAGGAGGTGGGCCGGGGAGCAGACGGCTTTGATGTGGATGGCTTCGGGGCTGATGTGGCCTACACTGTGGATGGCGGAGCGCTGGGAGAGCTGGAATACGAAAACTTCAATGCCGCTTCCGGCAGGGTGACGGTCCATGGGGCCAATATCCATCCGGGCACGGCCAAGGGACGTATGAGAAACGCCCTGCTCATGGCAATGGAGTTCCAGTCACTGCTTCCGGCAAATGAGAACCCTATGTATACAGAAGGGTATGAGGGTTTTTATCATCTGGACAGGATGACAGGCTGTGTGGAGGAAGCCAGGATGGATTACATCATCAGGGACCATGACAGGGCGAAGTTTGAGCGCAGGAAGGAATTGTTTTCCCAGGCAGCGGGATTTCTGAACCAGAAATATGGTTCCGGAACCGTGGAGGCAGCGGTGAAGGATTCCTATTATAACATGAAAGAGAAAATTGAGCCTCATATGGACCTGATTGATAAGGCCAAGGCATCCATGGAGAAGCTGGGTATCCAGCCAATCGTGGTTCCGATCCGGGGAGGCACGGATGGAGCCAGACTGTCATATATGGGGCTGCCCTGTCCGAACCTGTGCACAGGAGGCCATAATTTCCATGGAAAATATGAATTTATTCCGGTACAGTCCATGGAAAAGATAACAGAGCTTCTTATAGAGATTGCCAGGTCGTTTGCAGAAGCATAG
- a CDS encoding PadR family transcriptional regulator — protein sequence MNPQFKKGVLELVVLESVRKRDMYGYELVEEVSKVIDVNEGTIYPLLKRLTNEHYFETYLRESTEGPPRKYYHLTAAGILYRDVLEREWDEFQQKVCTFLKEHGDE from the coding sequence ATGAATCCACAATTTAAAAAAGGAGTCCTTGAGCTGGTGGTCCTTGAATCAGTACGAAAAAGGGATATGTATGGCTATGAACTGGTAGAGGAAGTATCCAAGGTCATTGATGTCAATGAAGGGACCATCTACCCTCTCTTAAAGAGACTGACCAATGAACATTATTTTGAAACATACTTGCGGGAATCCACGGAAGGGCCTCCCAGAAAATATTACCATCTGACTGCCGCCGGCATCCTGTACCGGGATGTTCTGGAGCGGGAATGGGACGAGTTCCAGCAGAAAGTATGTACATTTTTAAAGGAGCATGGAGATGAATAA
- the hisA gene encoding 1-(5-phosphoribosyl)-5-[(5-phosphoribosylamino)methylideneamino]imidazole-4-carboxamide isomerase — protein MQLYPAIDMKNGQCVRLRQGAFKDITIYSDAPEKVAAHWQEKGASFLHLVDLDGALAGYSVNEEVIRRIADTVSIPIEIGGGIRSKEAVERMLDLGVRRVIIGTKAAEHPEFLRDMVRTFGEEAIVAGVDAKDGMVAVEGWEKVSSLTASDLCLTMKEYGVRHIVYTDISRDGMLSGPNVEATRKLTEETGLDIIASGGVSCMEDLKCLHEAGIRGAIIGKALYENRIDLAEAVRLYEA, from the coding sequence ATGCAGTTATATCCGGCTATTGATATGAAGAACGGACAGTGTGTCCGGTTAAGACAGGGGGCATTTAAGGACATCACCATATACTCGGACGCCCCTGAAAAGGTGGCTGCCCACTGGCAGGAGAAGGGGGCATCCTTCCTGCATCTGGTGGACCTGGACGGCGCCCTGGCAGGTTATTCTGTCAATGAAGAGGTCATACGAAGGATTGCGGACACGGTTTCCATACCCATTGAGATTGGCGGCGGCATCCGTTCCAAAGAAGCAGTGGAGCGTATGCTGGACCTGGGGGTCAGGCGTGTTATTATCGGAACCAAGGCAGCGGAACACCCGGAATTTCTCAGGGATATGGTCAGAACATTTGGCGAGGAGGCCATTGTGGCAGGCGTGGACGCGAAGGACGGCATGGTGGCAGTGGAAGGATGGGAGAAAGTCAGCTCCCTTACCGCCTCGGACCTGTGTCTTACCATGAAGGAATACGGTGTCAGGCACATTGTCTATACCGACATATCCAGGGACGGCATGCTGTCCGGCCCTAATGTGGAGGCTACAAGGAAGCTTACAGAGGAGACAGGACTTGACATCATAGCCTCCGGCGGGGTATCCTGTATGGAGGATTTAAAATGCCTGCATGAGGCTGGTATCAGGGGAGCCATCATCGGAAAGGCCCTCTATGAGAACCGGATTGATCTTGCTGAGGCTGTAAGGCTTTATGAGGCTTAA
- a CDS encoding DUF1700 domain-containing protein, giving the protein MNKTEFLDELKNGLAVLEEKEQQDILEEYTQHIDMKMERGLSEEEAIGDFGDLGQLAAEILEAYHVNPDYSGNRTLSPVLRVRDLIRRARSGFLGIARAAGRFLHRIAAAAVQNTGVLIGKTRTFFSRIPARRPRFLRHLRTKMEVVNINGADFTPSSEHSQTGVPRIPPVPRTDHVHDQSTVQNTVRNAFKRAGSSICRVIKGMLCGLGVLFSSCLSLALWCMYFCLRWTWNILLFILTLFNGCLTLFSLYLLAVFLVWTVQGYPFAGPALLSLGVVLCAGSFSILCISLLRLRRNTGNTALSTDMDQNASEEVQHA; this is encoded by the coding sequence ATGAATAAAACAGAGTTTTTAGATGAACTTAAGAACGGCCTGGCTGTGCTGGAAGAAAAGGAACAGCAGGATATTCTGGAGGAATACACCCAGCATATTGACATGAAGATGGAAAGGGGCCTCAGCGAGGAGGAAGCCATCGGGGATTTCGGTGATCTCGGCCAGCTGGCGGCAGAGATTCTGGAGGCATACCACGTAAACCCGGATTATAGCGGAAACCGGACCCTATCCCCCGTTTTGAGAGTCAGAGACTTAATCCGCAGGGCCCGATCCGGCTTTCTGGGTATTGCCCGGGCAGCCGGACGGTTCTTACATAGAATAGCAGCGGCAGCCGTGCAGAATACCGGTGTCCTGATAGGGAAAACACGGACCTTCTTTTCACGGATTCCGGCCCGCCGGCCCCGCTTCCTCCGTCATCTCAGGACAAAGATGGAGGTTGTAAATATAAACGGAGCAGACTTCACACCATCATCCGAACACTCCCAGACAGGCGTTCCCAGGATACCGCCTGTTCCAAGGACAGACCATGTCCATGACCAAAGCACTGTCCAAAATACGGTGCGAAACGCATTTAAACGCGCCGGATCATCCATATGCCGCGTGATAAAGGGTATGTTATGCGGTCTGGGAGTTCTTTTCTCCTCCTGCCTTTCCCTGGCCCTGTGGTGCATGTACTTCTGCTTGCGCTGGACCTGGAACATTCTGCTTTTTATCCTGACATTGTTTAATGGATGTCTTACCCTGTTTTCATTATATCTTCTGGCAGTATTTCTGGTATGGACGGTTCAGGGATATCCCTTTGCAGGCCCTGCCCTGCTAAGCCTGGGTGTTGTTCTCTGCGCAGGCTCATTTTCCATCCTGTGCATAAGCCTGTTAAGGCTCCGCCGCAATACCGGGAACACCGCCCTTTCCACGGACATGGACCAGAACGCTTCAGAGGAGGTGCAGCATGCGTAA
- the hisD gene encoding histidinol dehydrogenase, producing the protein MRIVTLDNKSMENILADMLKRDPNNYDSYTQTVQAIVDDVKARGDEALFEYTKRFDGASLDGSSIRVTREEIDEAMKQVEPGLLKVMERSMDNIRRYHEKQRQNSWFDAQPDGTILGQKVTALESVGVYVPGGKAAYPSSVLMNIIPAEVAGVKRIAMVTPPGKDGKVNPVTLTAAYMAGATEVYKAGGAQAVAALAFGTASIPRVNKIVGPGNIFVALAKKAVYGHVSIDSIAGPSEILVIADDSANPRFVAADLLSQAEHDELASSILVTTSMELARKVSDEVDGFLKVLSRSDIIKKSLDNYGYILVAESMEKAVETANSIAPEHMEIVTRNPFEVMTKIQNAGAIFIGEYSSEPLGDYFAGPNHILPTNGTAKFFSPLGVDDFIKKSSIIYYSREALEAAHKDIETFAESEHLTAHANSVRVRFEQ; encoded by the coding sequence ATGAGAATCGTGACATTAGATAATAAGTCCATGGAGAATATTCTGGCGGACATGTTGAAAAGGGACCCCAATAATTACGACAGCTATACCCAGACCGTACAGGCCATTGTGGACGATGTAAAGGCAAGGGGAGACGAGGCGCTGTTTGAGTATACAAAGCGGTTTGACGGAGCGTCCCTGGATGGGAGCAGTATACGGGTGACCAGGGAGGAAATTGATGAGGCCATGAAACAGGTGGAACCGGGCCTTTTAAAGGTCATGGAGAGGTCCATGGACAATATCCGCCGTTATCATGAGAAGCAGAGGCAGAACAGCTGGTTTGACGCCCAGCCTGACGGCACCATCCTGGGCCAGAAGGTGACTGCCTTGGAGAGTGTGGGAGTGTATGTGCCCGGCGGCAAGGCGGCATATCCTTCCTCCGTCCTGATGAATATTATTCCGGCTGAGGTGGCAGGGGTGAAGCGCATCGCCATGGTGACGCCGCCCGGTAAGGACGGAAAGGTAAATCCGGTGACTCTGACAGCGGCTTACATGGCAGGAGCCACAGAGGTCTATAAGGCAGGCGGGGCACAGGCAGTGGCGGCCCTGGCTTTCGGCACGGCATCCATTCCCAGGGTAAATAAAATCGTGGGACCGGGCAATATCTTTGTGGCCCTGGCAAAAAAGGCTGTCTATGGCCATGTGAGCATTGACAGCATAGCAGGCCCCAGCGAAATCCTGGTGATAGCCGATGACAGCGCCAATCCGCGTTTTGTGGCCGCGGACCTGTTAAGCCAGGCAGAACACGATGAGCTGGCCAGCTCTATTTTGGTTACCACCAGCATGGAACTGGCCAGGAAGGTATCCGACGAGGTGGACGGATTCCTGAAGGTGCTGTCACGCAGCGACATCATTAAAAAATCCCTGGACAATTACGGTTATATCCTGGTGGCGGAATCCATGGAAAAGGCAGTGGAGACAGCCAACAGCATTGCGCCGGAGCACATGGAAATCGTCACCAGGAATCCCTTTGAGGTCATGACCAAAATTCAGAACGCGGGCGCCATCTTTATCGGTGAGTACAGCTCAGAACCATTGGGAGACTATTTTGCCGGCCCCAACCACATCCTGCCAACCAATGGGACAGCCAAATTTTTCTCGCCCCTGGGCGTGGATGACTTTATCAAGAAATCCAGCATTATCTATTATTCCAGGGAGGCCCTTGAGGCAGCCCATAAGGACATAGAGACATTTGCCGAGTCAGAGCACCTGACAGCTCACGCGAATTCCGTCAGAGTGCGTTTTGAACAATAG
- the hisG gene encoding ATP phosphoribosyltransferase: MRYLTIALAKGRLADKAMEMFEAIGISCDEMKDKASRKLIFVNEDLGVRFFLAKANDVPTYVEYGAADIGIVGRDTILEEGRKLYEVMDLGVGKCRMCVCGPESARERLEHHELIRVATKYPNIAKDYFYNQKYQTVEIIKLNGSIELAPIVGLSEVIVDIVETGSTLRENGLMVLEEVCSLSARMVVNQVSMKTENERITAIIKKFQAYLKENAGR; encoded by the coding sequence ATGAGATATTTGACCATAGCGTTAGCCAAAGGAAGGCTTGCGGACAAAGCCATGGAGATGTTTGAGGCAATCGGCATTTCCTGTGATGAGATGAAGGATAAGGCTTCCAGGAAGCTTATCTTTGTAAATGAGGACCTGGGAGTGCGTTTTTTCCTTGCAAAGGCCAATGATGTGCCCACATACGTGGAGTACGGGGCGGCCGATATCGGAATAGTGGGCAGGGATACCATATTGGAGGAGGGCCGCAAGCTCTATGAGGTCATGGACCTTGGGGTGGGAAAATGCAGGATGTGCGTCTGCGGACCTGAATCAGCCAGGGAAAGGCTGGAGCACCATGAGCTGATTCGGGTGGCCACCAAGTATCCCAACATAGCAAAGGACTATTTTTATAACCAGAAGTATCAGACTGTGGAAATTATTAAGCTGAACGGTTCCATTGAGCTGGCCCCCATCGTGGGTCTGTCCGAGGTAATCGTGGATATTGTGGAGACTGGGTCCACCCTGCGGGAGAACGGACTTATGGTGTTGGAGGAAGTGTGCAGCCTGTCAGCCAGGATGGTGGTAAACCAGGTGAGCATGAAGACGGAAAATGAACGCATCACGGCCATTATCAAGAAATTCCAGGCATATCTTAAGGAGAATGCCGGAAGGTAG